The Pseudomonas parafulva genome window below encodes:
- the fghA gene encoding S-formylglutathione hydrolase: MSLENISCQKSFGGWHKRYRHTSKVLGCDMVFAVYLPPQAELGGKLPVLYWLSGLTCTDENFMQKAGAQRLAAELGLIIVAPDTSPRGEQVPGDPDGAWDFGLGAGFYLNATQQPWAQHYRMHDYVVHELPALIEAHFPASEQRSISGHSMGGHGALVCALRNPGRYRSISAFSPISNPMDCPWGEKAFSRYLGEDRSRWREWDASVLLAESSDCPPLLVDQGDRDDFLDKQLKPQALEQAARKAGHALTLRLQPGYDHSYYFIASFIDDHLRHHARALHG, translated from the coding sequence ATGAGCCTGGAAAACATCTCCTGTCAAAAAAGCTTCGGCGGCTGGCACAAGCGCTATCGGCACACGTCCAAAGTGCTGGGCTGCGACATGGTATTCGCCGTCTATCTGCCTCCTCAGGCTGAGCTGGGCGGGAAACTGCCGGTGCTGTACTGGCTCAGTGGCCTGACCTGCACCGACGAGAACTTCATGCAGAAGGCCGGCGCCCAGCGCCTGGCCGCCGAACTGGGGTTGATCATCGTCGCGCCGGATACCAGCCCGCGTGGCGAGCAGGTGCCGGGCGACCCTGATGGGGCCTGGGACTTCGGCCTCGGTGCCGGTTTCTACCTCAATGCCACCCAGCAGCCATGGGCTCAGCATTACCGGATGCACGACTACGTGGTGCATGAGTTGCCGGCCTTGATCGAGGCGCATTTCCCGGCCTCCGAGCAGCGCAGCATCAGTGGTCATTCCATGGGCGGGCACGGCGCGTTGGTGTGTGCGCTGCGCAATCCGGGGCGCTATCGCTCGATTTCGGCGTTCTCGCCGATCAGTAATCCCATGGACTGCCCCTGGGGCGAGAAGGCCTTCTCCCGCTACCTGGGCGAAGACCGCTCGCGCTGGCGCGAGTGGGACGCCAGCGTCTTGCTGGCAGAGTCGAGCGACTGCCCGCCGCTGCTGGTCGATCAGGGCGATCGTGACGATTTCCTCGACAAACAGCTCAAGCCCCAGGCGCTCGAGCAGGCCGCTCGCAAGGCCGGGCATGCCCTGACCCTGCGCCTGCAACCGGGCTATGACCACAGCTACTACTTCATCGCCAGCTTCATCGATGACCACCTGCGCCATCACGCCCGTGCCTTGCACGGATGA
- the rpoS gene encoding RNA polymerase sigma factor RpoS, with amino-acid sequence MALSKEAPEFDIDDDLLVMETGIVLETDVVSDEPVVPPVRTRAKSGSSLKQHKYIDYSRALDATQLYLNEIGFSPLLSPEEEVHFARLSQKGDPAGRKRMIESNLRLVVKIARRYVNRGLSLLDLIEEGNLGLIRAVEKFDPERGFRFSTYATWWIRQTIERAIMNQTRTIRLPIHVVKELNVYLRAARELTQKLDHEPSPEEIAGLLEKPVAEVKRMLGLNERVSSVDVSLGPDSDKTLLDTLTDDRPTDPCELLQDDDLSQSIDQWLGELTDKQREVVIRRFGLRGHESSTLEDVGLEIGLTRERVRQIQVEGLKRLREILEKNGLSSESLFQ; translated from the coding sequence ATGGCTCTCAGCAAAGAAGCGCCGGAGTTTGACATCGACGATGACCTCCTAGTGATGGAGACAGGCATCGTTTTGGAAACGGATGTGGTGTCAGACGAACCTGTAGTACCTCCGGTTCGGACCAGGGCCAAGTCCGGCTCATCGCTTAAACAGCACAAGTACATCGATTACAGCCGTGCGCTCGACGCTACGCAGCTGTACCTCAACGAAATCGGTTTTTCACCGCTGCTCTCTCCTGAAGAAGAGGTGCATTTCGCGCGTCTTTCCCAGAAGGGTGATCCTGCAGGTCGCAAGCGCATGATCGAGAGCAATCTGCGTTTGGTGGTGAAGATCGCTCGGCGTTACGTCAATCGTGGTCTTTCGCTCCTGGATCTCATCGAAGAGGGCAACCTGGGCCTTATCCGCGCGGTCGAGAAGTTCGACCCCGAGCGTGGGTTCCGTTTCTCCACGTACGCCACGTGGTGGATTCGCCAAACCATCGAGCGGGCGATCATGAACCAGACCCGCACCATTCGTCTTCCGATCCACGTGGTCAAAGAGCTCAACGTGTATCTTCGGGCGGCGCGCGAGCTTACCCAGAAGCTCGATCACGAGCCATCCCCAGAGGAAATCGCGGGGTTGTTGGAAAAGCCGGTGGCCGAGGTCAAGCGCATGCTGGGCCTCAACGAGCGAGTTTCCTCTGTAGACGTATCACTGGGCCCTGATTCGGACAAAACCCTGCTCGATACGCTCACCGATGACCGCCCCACCGATCCTTGCGAACTGCTGCAAGATGATGACCTCTCCCAGAGCATCGACCAATGGCTGGGCGAACTCACCGACAAACAGCGTGAAGTCGTGATCCGCCGCTTCGGCCTGCGTGGCCACGAGAGCAGTACGCTGGAGGATGTTGGCTTGGAAATTGGTCTGACCCGGGAGCGGGTTCGCCAGATTCAGGTCGAAGGTCTCAAGCGACTGCGTGAAATTCTTGAGAAGAATGGGCTCTCCAGCGAATCGTTGTTCCAGTAA
- a CDS encoding protein-L-isoaspartate(D-aspartate) O-methyltransferase, with protein MTSQRTRERLIQRLYEEGVSNTQVLETIRRTPRHLFVDEALAHRAYEDTALPIGHNQTISQPFMVAHMSELLLEAGPLDKVLEIGTGSGYQTAILAQLVERVFSVERIKVLQDRAKERLVELNLRNVVFRWGDGCEGWPALAPYNGIIVTAVAAEVPQALLDQLAPGGRLVIPVGPAGEAQQLLLIVREEHGFSRRALGAVRFVPLLNGPLA; from the coding sequence ATGACCTCGCAGCGTACCCGCGAGCGGCTGATTCAGCGCCTGTACGAAGAGGGCGTGTCCAACACGCAAGTGCTCGAGACGATCCGCCGCACACCGCGCCATCTGTTCGTCGACGAAGCCCTGGCGCACCGGGCCTACGAAGATACCGCGCTGCCTATCGGCCATAATCAGACGATCTCTCAGCCATTCATGGTTGCGCACATGAGCGAATTGCTGCTCGAGGCCGGCCCGCTGGACAAGGTGCTGGAAATTGGCACCGGTTCGGGCTATCAGACTGCCATTCTGGCGCAGTTGGTGGAGCGAGTATTTTCGGTCGAGCGCATCAAGGTGCTGCAGGATCGCGCCAAGGAGCGACTGGTCGAGTTGAACCTGCGCAACGTGGTGTTCCGTTGGGGGGATGGGTGCGAGGGCTGGCCTGCTTTGGCGCCCTATAACGGCATCATCGTCACCGCAGTGGCAGCGGAAGTGCCGCAGGCGCTGCTCGATCAGTTGGCACCGGGTGGCCGTCTGGTGATTCCGGTCGGTCCAGCGGGGGAGGCTCAGCAACTGCTGCTCATCGTGCGTGAGGAGCACGGTTTCTCTCGACGGGCGCTGGGCGCTGTGCGTTTCGTGCCTTTGCTCAATGGACCGCTGGCCTGA
- the ispF gene encoding 2-C-methyl-D-erythritol 2,4-cyclodiphosphate synthase translates to MRIGHGYDVHRFADGDFITLGGVRIAHKYGLLAHSDGDVLLHALSDALLGAAALGDIGKHFPDTDPQFKGADSRVLLRHVLAVVQAKGWKVGNVDATIVAQAPKMAPHIETMRQLIAEDLQVELDQVNVKATTTEKLGFTGREEGIAVHAVALLLAS, encoded by the coding sequence ATGCGTATTGGCCACGGCTACGATGTGCACCGTTTTGCCGACGGTGATTTCATTACCTTGGGTGGGGTGCGTATTGCCCATAAATACGGCCTGCTGGCCCATTCCGATGGCGACGTGCTGCTGCATGCCCTGAGCGATGCCTTGCTCGGCGCGGCTGCGTTGGGCGACATCGGCAAACACTTTCCCGATACCGACCCGCAATTCAAAGGGGCGGACAGCCGCGTGCTGTTGCGTCACGTCCTCGCCGTCGTGCAGGCCAAGGGCTGGAAGGTCGGTAACGTCGACGCCACCATCGTCGCCCAGGCGCCGAAGATGGCGCCGCACATCGAGACCATGCGCCAGTTGATCGCCGAAGACCTGCAGGTCGAACTCGACCAGGTCAACGTCAAGGCCACCACCACCGAGAAGCTGGGCTTCACCGGGCGGGAGGAGGGGATCGCCGTGCATGCGGTCGCCCTGCTGCTGGCCTCATGA
- a CDS encoding peptidoglycan DD-metalloendopeptidase family protein — protein MGHTIIRQRKDWSGFKLLVIALAMGTLLAGCSSTGSSGARVVDRNSAAPKRPTVTSGQYVVKPGDTLFSIAFRYGWDYKELAARNGIAPPYTIRPGQPIRFSSGSGGSTTVVTSGPSSSSRTTVTRRPVGASSSPATNRDKSATAPSVATAPVVTQVPAAERAVGGWTWPANGVLIGKFASNGSLNKGIDIAGDLGQPVFAASDGAVVYAGSGLRGYGELIIIKHNDTYVSAYGHNRRLVVREGQQVKAGQTIAEMGSTGTDRVKLHFEIRRQGKPVDPLQFLPRR, from the coding sequence GTGGGTCACACAATCATTCGGCAGCGCAAGGATTGGTCGGGTTTCAAGCTACTGGTGATTGCGCTGGCCATGGGAACCCTGCTGGCGGGATGCTCCAGCACCGGTTCCAGTGGCGCCCGGGTGGTCGATCGCAATAGCGCGGCGCCCAAGCGTCCCACCGTGACGTCCGGCCAGTATGTGGTCAAGCCGGGTGACACCTTGTTCTCCATCGCTTTCCGTTATGGCTGGGATTACAAAGAGCTGGCCGCGCGCAACGGTATCGCGCCGCCTTACACCATTCGTCCTGGTCAGCCGATTCGCTTCAGCAGCGGCTCTGGTGGCAGTACCACGGTAGTCACTTCAGGCCCATCCTCGTCGAGCCGTACCACGGTCACTCGGCGTCCTGTCGGCGCATCCTCTTCTCCAGCAACAAATCGTGACAAGTCGGCAACTGCCCCCTCTGTTGCCACTGCCCCAGTCGTGACCCAGGTGCCAGCGGCTGAACGTGCTGTCGGTGGCTGGACCTGGCCGGCCAATGGCGTGTTGATTGGAAAATTTGCTTCAAACGGTAGTTTGAATAAAGGCATTGATATCGCCGGGGATTTGGGACAGCCTGTTTTTGCTGCATCTGACGGTGCTGTGGTTTACGCCGGGAGCGGTTTGAGGGGCTACGGCGAGCTCATCATCATCAAGCACAACGATACCTACGTCAGTGCCTACGGCCATAACCGCAGGCTCGTGGTTCGGGAGGGGCAGCAGGTCAAGGCAGGGCAGACGATCGCGGAAATGGGGTCCACAGGCACTGATCGGGTAAAGCTGCATTTCGAGATTCGCCGCCAGGGCAAACCCGTCGACCCTCTACAATTTCTGCCACGCCGTTGA
- the surE gene encoding 5'/3'-nucleotidase SurE produces the protein MRILISNDDGVTAPGLAALYDALKDHAQCTVIAPDQDKSGAGSSLTLDRPLHPTRLGNGFISLNGTPTDCVHLGINGLLPETPDMVVSGINLGANLGDDVLYSGTVGAALEGRFLGGTSLAFSLLSRQPDNLPTAAHVARRVVEAQSRLQLPPRTVLNVNIPNLPLEHIRGVRLTRLGHRARAAVPTQVINPRGKEGYWIAAVGDAEDGGPGTDFHAVMQGYVSITPLQLDRTFNEVFEGLESWLEGLL, from the coding sequence ATGCGTATTCTGATTTCCAACGACGACGGTGTCACCGCTCCCGGCCTCGCTGCGCTCTACGATGCGCTCAAGGATCATGCCCAATGCACGGTGATCGCCCCGGACCAAGACAAGAGCGGTGCTGGCAGTTCGCTGACGCTCGACCGCCCGCTGCACCCCACGCGGCTGGGCAACGGCTTCATCAGCCTCAACGGCACGCCGACCGATTGCGTTCACTTGGGGATCAACGGCCTGTTGCCAGAAACCCCTGACATGGTGGTGTCCGGCATTAACCTGGGCGCGAACCTGGGGGACGACGTGCTGTATTCCGGTACGGTCGGCGCTGCGCTGGAGGGACGCTTTCTCGGCGGTACGTCGCTGGCGTTCTCCCTGTTGTCGCGCCAGCCAGACAACTTGCCGACGGCGGCCCATGTGGCTCGACGGGTCGTGGAGGCGCAGTCGCGTCTGCAACTGCCGCCACGCACCGTGCTCAACGTCAACATTCCCAATCTGCCGCTGGAGCATATCCGTGGTGTGCGCCTGACCCGCCTGGGTCATCGTGCGCGTGCGGCAGTCCCGACCCAGGTGATCAACCCACGGGGCAAGGAGGGCTATTGGATCGCAGCGGTCGGTGACGCCGAGGATGGTGGTCCGGGCACCGATTTCCATGCGGTGATGCAGGGCTACGTCTCCATTACCCCGTTGCAGTTGGATCGAACCTTCAATGAGGTTTTCGAAGGCCTGGAGAGCTGGCTGGAGGGCTTGCTCTGA
- the truD gene encoding tRNA pseudouridine(13) synthase TruD, whose product MTELELLGPRASGEALGCAVLKATAEDFQVDEVLDIPLSGQGEHLWLWVEKRELNTEEAARRLARAAGVPLRAISYAGLKDRQALTRQWFSLHLPGKADPDLSRAEDESLRVLERVRHQRKLQRGAHSANGFRLRLTALDADHSALDARLERIKTHGVPNYFGSQRFGHAGGNVHDALSWAAREALPEQRNVRSRLLSTARSYLFNQVLAARVTEGTWNLAQVGDLLAFTDSRSFFPANEAECSDPRLAVLDLHPTGPMWGAGLPPTRDAVAALESAVGARQPALCQWLGKAGLDHERRILRLPIARLTWHYPEPDILQLEFVLPAGCFATVVVRELVDLVPAGQTDSPCVF is encoded by the coding sequence ATGACCGAATTGGAACTGCTGGGCCCGCGCGCCAGCGGCGAGGCCCTGGGCTGCGCGGTGCTCAAGGCGACCGCCGAAGACTTTCAAGTCGACGAAGTCTTGGACATTCCCCTGTCTGGCCAGGGCGAGCACCTGTGGCTGTGGGTGGAAAAGCGTGAGCTCAATACCGAGGAGGCGGCTCGCCGCCTGGCTCGTGCCGCAGGCGTGCCGTTGCGTGCCATCAGCTATGCCGGGCTGAAAGATCGCCAGGCCTTGACCCGCCAGTGGTTCAGTCTTCACCTGCCGGGCAAGGCCGACCCGGACCTGTCCCGGGCCGAGGATGAGAGCCTGCGGGTGCTCGAGCGGGTTCGCCATCAGCGCAAGCTGCAGCGTGGCGCGCATTCGGCCAATGGTTTCAGGTTGCGGCTCACGGCGCTCGATGCCGATCATTCGGCGCTGGATGCGCGTCTGGAACGGATCAAGACGCATGGCGTGCCGAATTATTTCGGTAGCCAGCGCTTTGGTCATGCCGGTGGCAATGTCCACGACGCCCTGAGCTGGGCCGCTCGCGAAGCGTTGCCGGAACAGCGCAACGTGCGTTCGCGGTTGCTCTCCACGGCGCGCAGTTATCTGTTCAATCAGGTGCTGGCTGCGCGAGTGACCGAGGGGACCTGGAACCTCGCTCAGGTCGGTGACCTGCTGGCATTTACCGATAGCCGTAGTTTCTTTCCGGCGAACGAAGCGGAATGTTCTGATCCAAGGCTGGCCGTTCTGGATCTGCATCCCACTGGACCGATGTGGGGCGCAGGGCTGCCGCCCACTCGCGACGCCGTGGCGGCGCTGGAAAGCGCCGTCGGTGCACGGCAACCGGCGCTGTGTCAGTGGCTGGGCAAGGCGGGACTGGATCACGAACGGCGCATACTGCGGCTCCCTATTGCGCGCCTGACGTGGCATTATCCCGAGCCTGATATCCTGCAACTGGAATTCGTCCTTCCGGCCGGATGCTTCGCCACCGTCGTGGTGCGCGAGCTTGTGGATCTGGTGCCGGCAGGGCAGACGGACAGCCCATGCGTATTCTGA
- a CDS encoding S-(hydroxymethyl)glutathione dehydrogenase/class III alcohol dehydrogenase → MIKSRAAVAFEAKKPLEIVEVDVAMPKAGEVLLRVVASGVCHTDAYTLSGADPEGIFPSILGHEGGAIVEAVGEGVTSVAVGDHVIPLYTPECGKCKFCLSGKTNLCQAIRATQGKGLMPDGTTRFSYKGQQLFHYMGTSTFSEYTVLPEISVAKIQKEAPLEKVCLLGCGVTTGIGAVLNTAKVKPGDTVAVFGLGGIGLSAIIGAVKAKASRIIAIDINPAKFEIARQLGATDCINPKEYDRPIQEVIVDLTDGGVDFSFECIGNVQLMRAALECCHKGWGESVIIGVAGAGQEIATRPFQLVTGRVWRGSAFGGVRGRSELPSYVEMSEKGEIPLDTFITHTMGLEDINKAFDLMHEGKSIRSVIHF, encoded by the coding sequence ATGATCAAGTCCCGCGCTGCCGTTGCCTTCGAAGCGAAGAAACCCCTGGAAATCGTCGAAGTCGACGTGGCCATGCCCAAGGCGGGCGAAGTGCTGCTGCGCGTGGTGGCCAGTGGCGTTTGCCACACCGACGCCTATACCCTCTCCGGCGCGGATCCGGAAGGTATTTTCCCCTCGATCCTTGGCCACGAAGGCGGCGCCATCGTCGAGGCGGTAGGTGAGGGTGTCACTTCGGTTGCCGTGGGCGATCATGTCATTCCGCTGTACACGCCTGAGTGCGGCAAATGCAAATTCTGTCTCTCCGGCAAGACCAACTTGTGTCAGGCCATCCGTGCCACGCAAGGCAAGGGCCTCATGCCGGACGGCACCACTCGCTTCAGCTACAAAGGCCAGCAGCTGTTCCACTACATGGGCACCTCGACCTTCTCCGAGTACACCGTGCTGCCGGAGATCTCGGTGGCCAAGATCCAGAAGGAGGCTCCGCTGGAGAAGGTCTGCCTGCTGGGCTGCGGCGTAACCACGGGTATCGGCGCGGTACTGAACACTGCCAAGGTCAAACCGGGTGATACCGTGGCCGTCTTTGGTCTGGGCGGCATTGGTCTGTCGGCAATCATCGGTGCGGTGAAGGCCAAGGCCTCGCGCATCATCGCGATCGACATCAACCCGGCCAAGTTCGAGATCGCTCGCCAGTTGGGCGCCACTGATTGCATCAACCCCAAGGAATACGATCGTCCGATCCAGGAAGTGATCGTCGATCTCACCGATGGTGGTGTCGACTTCTCCTTCGAGTGCATCGGCAATGTCCAGTTGATGCGTGCGGCGCTGGAATGCTGCCACAAAGGGTGGGGCGAGTCGGTGATCATCGGTGTCGCTGGCGCTGGCCAGGAAATCGCCACCCGGCCATTCCAGTTGGTCACCGGGCGCGTCTGGCGCGGCTCGGCGTTCGGCGGCGTGCGCGGCCGCAGCGAGCTGCCGAGCTACGTGGAAATGTCCGAAAAGGGCGAAATTCCGCTGGACACCTTCATCACCCATACCATGGGTCTGGAAGACATCAACAAAGCCTTCGACCTGATGCATGAAGGCAAGAGCATTCGCAGCGTGATCCACTTCTGA